The following are from one region of the Polaribacter marinaquae genome:
- a CDS encoding O-acetylhomoserine aminocarboxypropyltransferase/cysteine synthase family protein, translating to MSTQKLATNALHAGHDVTQNGGTRAVPIYQTSSYVFDNSEHAANLFSLKELGFIYTRLNNPTNQILQDRLAAVEGGIGAVVFASGTAAISTGLLTLLKAGDHIVASSSLYGGTYNLLSVTLPRFGITTTFVDASNPDNFAEALQENTRAFFVESLGNPKLDVLDLEAIAVHSKAAEVPFIVDNTVATPALLNPIKHGANIVIHSLTKYIGGQGTSLGGAIVDAGTFNWANGKFPEFTEPSAGYHGLKYHEALGAASYTFKLILEGLRDFGGALSPTNAFNIIQGLETLPVRIQQHSKNALELAKWLEAQEEVAWVNYPGLESSKYKDLADKYLPKGQSGIVTFGPKGGFEAAKTIADKTKVFSLLANIGDTKSLIIHPSSTTHQQLDETAQESAGVSQDLIRLSVGIEDIADLKADLKAAFSEI from the coding sequence ATGAGTACTCAAAAATTAGCAACAAACGCATTACATGCAGGGCATGACGTAACACAAAACGGAGGAACAAGAGCAGTTCCTATTTATCAAACATCTTCGTATGTTTTTGACAATTCAGAACACGCAGCAAATTTATTTTCGCTTAAAGAATTAGGTTTTATTTACACGCGTTTAAATAACCCTACAAATCAAATTTTACAAGATCGATTAGCCGCAGTTGAAGGCGGTATTGGAGCTGTGGTTTTTGCTTCTGGTACGGCAGCAATTTCTACAGGTTTGTTAACGCTTTTAAAAGCAGGAGATCATATTGTAGCTTCGAGCAGTTTATACGGCGGAACGTATAATCTACTAAGCGTTACGTTACCAAGATTTGGTATTACTACAACTTTTGTAGATGCTTCTAATCCTGATAATTTTGCAGAAGCTTTACAAGAAAATACAAGAGCATTTTTTGTAGAATCTTTAGGAAATCCGAAGTTAGATGTTTTAGATTTAGAAGCAATTGCTGTACATTCTAAAGCTGCAGAAGTTCCTTTTATTGTAGATAACACGGTAGCAACACCTGCATTATTGAATCCGATTAAACATGGTGCAAATATTGTAATACATTCACTTACAAAATATATTGGCGGACAAGGAACTTCGTTAGGAGGCGCAATTGTAGATGCAGGAACTTTTAATTGGGCAAATGGTAAATTTCCAGAATTTACAGAACCTTCTGCTGGGTATCATGGTTTAAAATATCACGAGGCTTTAGGTGCTGCATCCTATACTTTTAAATTGATTTTAGAAGGACTGCGTGATTTTGGTGGCGCATTAAGTCCTACAAACGCATTTAATATTATTCAAGGTTTAGAGACGTTGCCGGTTAGAATTCAGCAACACTCTAAAAATGCTTTAGAATTAGCAAAGTGGTTAGAAGCACAAGAAGAGGTTGCTTGGGTAAATTATCCTGGTTTAGAAAGCAGTAAATACAAAGATCTAGCTGATAAATATTTGCCAAAGGGGCAAAGTGGTATTGTAACTTTTGGGCCAAAAGGCGGTTTTGAAGCGGCAAAAACAATAGCAGATAAAACAAAGGTTTTCTCTTTGTTGGCAAATATTGGTGATACAAAATCGTTGATTATTCATCCGTCTAGTACAACACATCAACAATTAGATGAAACGGCACAGGAAAGTGCAGGTGTATCGCAAGATTTAATTCGTTTGTCTGTTGGTATTGAAGATATAGCAGATTTAAAAGCAGATTTAAAGGCAGCTTTTTCAGAAATATAA
- a CDS encoding O-succinylhomoserine sulfhydrylase: MSKNKHFETSAIRNQTERSQFSEHSTPLYLTSSFVFDDAEEMRASFSEEKQRNLYSRFTNPNTTEFVDKVVTMEGAESGYAFATGMSAIFSSFAALLNAGDHIVSCRSVFGSTHSMFTKYLPKWNIETSYFKVDEVDLVESLIKENTKILYIETPTNPAVDILDLALIGKIAKKHNLIFIVDNCFATPYVQQPIKFGADLVIHSATKLMDGQGRVLGGVTVGSKDLIREIYLFARNTGPAMSPFNAWVLSKSLETLALRVEKHAENALKVAQFLEENEQVTLVKYPFLKSHPQYEIAKKQMKLGGNIVAFEIKGGIEAGRNFLNKIKMCSLSANLGDTRTIVTHPSSTTHGRLSEQDRLEVGITDGLVRVSVGLENVKDIIDDLKQALQ; this comes from the coding sequence ATGAGTAAAAACAAACATTTTGAAACATCAGCAATAAGAAATCAGACAGAAAGAAGTCAGTTTTCAGAACATTCTACACCTTTATATTTAACATCGAGTTTTGTTTTTGATGATGCAGAAGAAATGAGAGCTTCTTTTTCCGAAGAAAAACAACGCAATCTGTATAGTAGGTTTACAAACCCAAACACAACAGAATTTGTAGATAAAGTGGTTACTATGGAAGGCGCAGAATCAGGTTATGCATTTGCGACTGGTATGTCTGCAATATTTTCAAGTTTTGCGGCATTATTAAACGCAGGCGATCATATTGTGTCTTGTAGATCGGTTTTTGGGTCTACGCATAGCATGTTCACAAAATATTTGCCAAAATGGAATATCGAAACTTCTTACTTTAAGGTAGATGAAGTAGATTTAGTTGAAAGTTTAATTAAAGAAAACACTAAAATTCTTTATATAGAAACACCAACAAATCCGGCAGTAGATATTTTAGATTTAGCACTAATAGGTAAAATTGCAAAAAAGCATAATTTAATTTTTATTGTTGATAATTGTTTTGCAACGCCTTACGTGCAACAACCAATAAAATTTGGTGCAGATTTGGTTATTCATTCTGCTACAAAATTAATGGATGGGCAAGGTAGAGTTTTAGGAGGTGTAACTGTTGGTAGTAAAGATTTAATTAGAGAAATCTATTTATTTGCTAGAAATACAGGACCAGCAATGTCGCCTTTTAACGCTTGGGTTTTGTCTAAAAGTTTAGAAACTTTAGCACTTAGAGTAGAAAAACATGCAGAAAATGCTTTAAAAGTTGCTCAGTTTTTAGAAGAAAATGAACAAGTAACTTTGGTGAAATATCCTTTTTTAAAATCGCATCCACAATATGAAATTGCAAAAAAGCAAATGAAATTAGGCGGTAATATTGTTGCTTTTGAAATTAAAGGCGGTATTGAAGCCGGAAGAAATTTTTTAAATAAAATTAAAATGTGTTCTTTATCTGCTAATTTGGGCGATACTAGAACCATTGTAACGCATCCTTCTTCTACGACACATGGTCGTTTGTCTGAACAAGATCGTTTAGAAGTTGGTATTACAGATGGTTTGGTTAGAGTTTCTGTAGGTTTAGAAAATGTAAAAGATATTATTGATGATTTAAAACAAGCATTGCAATAA
- the thrA gene encoding bifunctional aspartate kinase/homoserine dehydrogenase I — MKELLKHIKIKNFTTEAGVKIPELNLSYQVFGKELGSAPVVLINHALTGNSNVAGKEGWWQDIVGLDKAINTEVYTILSFNIPGNGFDSFLIENYKDFIARDVANIFLEGLNLLKIDRIFALIGGSLGGGIAWEMLVLNTKLTKHFLPIATDWKSTDWLIANCQIQEQFLVNSSNPVHDARMHAMLCYRTPESFKERFHRSKKANSDIFDVESWLLHHGKKLQERYQLSSYKLMNQLLKTIDVTNGGLKPEEILDKIEANIHIIGVDSDLFFTAEENRETHKKLALTKDNVTYNEINSVHGHDAFLIEYDQLEKIIAPIFNKDYREKKMKVLKFGGKSLANGKGLENAIRIIAKKYKENKKITVVVSARGNATNNLEDILNTAAAKQEYKSKFEEFKKYQQTPINKVDFTSEFTKLETLFEGVSLLGDYSSKIKDEVLAQGELLSVKLVASLLEQISVPANAIDARSLIITDENFGNAQPITAVSKENVTAFFKKNNNVINIVSGFVAANKKGETTTLGRNGSNYTAALLANYLDAEELQNYTHVSGIFTANPDLVADAKKIEQLSFSEANELANFGATILHAKTIIPLIEKNINLRILNTFQEEDKGTLITSASSSKGIKSISTINDVALLNFEGRGLLGKVGVDARIFKALSDRNISVSIISQGSSERGIGLIIAENESEEAINALEKEFENDFYSQDVNQISVVKDVAVISIIGQDLSEFHHPYNALIKNQIVPLLFNNTVTGKNVSLVVKKSELHKAVNVIHGQVFGIVKKINIAVFGKGLVGGTLIDQIIENTQSVLERRKLQLNVFAVANSKKVLLKKDGVSKNWKENLLESGEENVNVNDIIAFAKAHHFENLIAVDNTASVNFVANYLPLIEAGFDLVSCNKIANTLSFDFYKEIRAKLKEYKKQYLYETNVGAGLPLIDTIRLLHESGENITRIRGVFSGSLSYLFNNFSNKNVPFSEVLKEAIDKGFTEPDAREDLGGNDVARKLLILARELELENEFDEVVIKNLIPENLREGSAESFLENLELLNTEYQTLKENQKPNHVLRYIGELSGDLSKSKGNLEVKLVSTEKSTPLGSLKGSDAIFEIYTESYGEQPIVIQGAGAGASVTARGVFGDILRLAKHNN, encoded by the coding sequence TTGAAAGAATTACTAAAACATATCAAAATAAAAAATTTTACCACAGAAGCTGGTGTAAAAATTCCTGAATTAAATTTGAGTTATCAAGTTTTTGGTAAAGAATTAGGGTCGGCTCCTGTGGTTTTAATCAATCATGCATTAACAGGTAATTCTAATGTTGCCGGAAAAGAAGGTTGGTGGCAAGATATTGTAGGTTTAGATAAAGCAATAAACACAGAGGTTTATACCATTTTGTCTTTTAATATACCAGGCAATGGTTTTGATAGTTTTTTAATTGAAAATTATAAAGATTTTATAGCAAGAGATGTTGCCAATATTTTTTTAGAAGGATTGAATCTATTAAAAATTGATAGAATATTTGCTTTGATAGGAGGTTCTTTAGGTGGCGGAATTGCTTGGGAAATGTTGGTCTTAAATACAAAATTAACAAAACATTTTTTACCAATAGCAACAGATTGGAAATCTACAGATTGGTTAATAGCCAATTGCCAAATTCAAGAACAATTTTTGGTAAATTCTAGCAATCCGGTGCATGATGCACGCATGCATGCAATGTTATGTTATAGAACGCCAGAAAGTTTTAAAGAGCGTTTTCATCGATCAAAAAAAGCGAATTCAGATATTTTTGATGTAGAAAGTTGGTTGTTACATCATGGCAAAAAGTTACAAGAACGTTATCAATTATCGTCTTATAAATTAATGAATCAATTATTAAAAACGATTGATGTTACCAACGGAGGTTTAAAACCTGAAGAAATCTTAGATAAGATAGAAGCCAACATTCATATTATTGGGGTAGATTCTGATTTGTTTTTTACTGCGGAAGAAAACAGAGAAACACATAAAAAGTTAGCATTAACAAAAGACAATGTTACTTATAACGAAATAAATTCGGTGCATGGTCATGATGCTTTTTTAATAGAATATGATCAATTAGAAAAAATTATTGCACCTATTTTTAATAAAGATTACAGAGAAAAGAAGATGAAAGTTTTAAAGTTTGGAGGAAAATCTTTAGCCAACGGAAAAGGCTTAGAAAATGCGATACGTATTATTGCAAAAAAATACAAAGAGAATAAAAAAATTACGGTTGTAGTTTCTGCAAGAGGCAATGCAACTAACAATTTAGAAGATATTTTAAATACTGCTGCAGCTAAACAAGAGTACAAATCTAAATTCGAAGAGTTTAAAAAATATCAGCAAACGCCAATAAATAAAGTAGATTTTACATCGGAATTTACAAAACTAGAAACTTTGTTTGAAGGGGTTTCTTTATTAGGCGATTACAGTAGTAAAATTAAAGATGAAGTTTTAGCGCAAGGAGAATTATTGTCTGTAAAATTAGTAGCAAGTTTACTAGAACAAATTAGTGTGCCGGCAAATGCAATAGACGCTAGATCTTTAATAATTACAGACGAAAATTTTGGAAACGCCCAACCAATAACAGCAGTTTCAAAAGAGAATGTAACAGCATTTTTTAAGAAAAACAACAACGTAATAAATATTGTAAGTGGCTTTGTAGCTGCAAATAAAAAAGGAGAAACAACCACATTGGGTAGAAATGGTAGCAATTATACTGCCGCATTATTAGCCAATTATTTAGATGCAGAAGAGTTACAGAATTATACACATGTAAGCGGAATTTTTACGGCAAACCCAGATTTGGTTGCAGATGCTAAAAAGATAGAGCAGTTGTCTTTTTCTGAAGCAAATGAATTGGCAAACTTTGGGGCAACAATTTTGCACGCTAAAACGATTATACCACTTATAGAAAAAAACATCAATCTTAGAATTTTAAATACTTTTCAAGAAGAAGATAAAGGTACGCTTATCACTTCCGCATCTTCATCAAAAGGCATTAAATCGATTTCTACAATTAATGATGTTGCTCTGTTAAATTTTGAAGGTAGAGGTTTGCTAGGTAAAGTTGGTGTAGATGCAAGAATTTTTAAAGCGTTAAGCGATAGAAATATAAGTGTTAGTATTATCTCGCAAGGTTCATCAGAAAGAGGAATTGGATTAATTATAGCAGAAAATGAATCTGAAGAAGCAATAAATGCCCTTGAAAAAGAGTTCGAAAACGACTTTTATTCACAAGATGTAAATCAGATTTCTGTTGTTAAAGATGTTGCTGTAATTTCTATAATTGGTCAAGATTTAAGTGAGTTTCATCATCCTTATAATGCTTTAATTAAAAATCAAATTGTGCCTTTGTTGTTCAATAATACAGTTACAGGTAAAAATGTTAGTTTGGTTGTTAAGAAATCAGAATTACATAAGGCAGTTAATGTAATTCATGGGCAAGTTTTTGGTATTGTTAAGAAAATTAATATTGCTGTTTTTGGTAAAGGTTTAGTTGGTGGTACATTAATAGACCAAATTATAGAAAATACGCAGTCTGTTTTAGAAAGAAGAAAATTACAATTGAATGTTTTTGCTGTAGCAAATTCTAAAAAAGTACTGTTAAAAAAAGATGGCGTTTCTAAAAATTGGAAAGAGAATCTTTTAGAAAGTGGTGAAGAAAATGTAAACGTTAATGATATTATTGCCTTTGCAAAAGCACATCATTTCGAAAATTTAATAGCCGTAGATAATACTGCTAGTGTAAATTTTGTAGCGAATTATTTACCTTTAATAGAAGCTGGTTTCGATTTAGTTTCTTGTAATAAAATTGCAAATACTTTATCTTTTGATTTTTACAAAGAAATAAGAGCTAAATTAAAAGAATATAAAAAACAATATTTATACGAAACCAATGTTGGTGCAGGTTTACCTTTGATAGATACAATTAGATTATTACATGAATCCGGAGAAAATATAACTAGAATTAGAGGTGTTTTTTCTGGAAGTTTAAGTTATTTATTTAATAATTTTTCTAATAAAAATGTTCCTTTTTCTGAAGTTTTAAAAGAAGCAATTGATAAAGGATTTACAGAGCCAGATGCTAGAGAAGATTTAGGCGGTAATGATGTTGCTAGAAAATTATTGATACTTGCAAGAGAATTAGAATTAGAAAATGAATTTGATGAAGTTGTTATCAAAAATTTAATTCCAGAGAATTTAAGAGAAGGTTCAGCAGAAAGCTTTTTAGAAAATTTAGAATTATTAAATACCGAATATCAGACTTTAAAAGAAAATCAAAAACCAAATCATGTTTTAAGATATATTGGCGAATTAAGCGGAGATTTATCAAAATCAAAAGGTAATTTAGAAGTAAAGTTAGTTTCTACAGAAAAATCTACTCCCTTAGGATCTCTAAAAGGTTCTGATGCTATTTTTGAAATTTATACAGAATCATATGGCGAGCAACCAATTGTAATACAAGGTGCCGGAGCCGGAGCAAGCGTTACTGCAAGAGGCGTTTTTGGTGATATTTTAAGATTGGCAAAACATAATAATTGA